GTTGGACAGAGCGGTCGTTGATCAGCGGTTCACCAGCGGCGTGCCCAGGTGCACAGGGCACCGGGTGCTCCCCGCAGCGAAATCAAGGAGGAGGCGAAGCCGGGGGACATTCGCGGAGGGGAGTACCCGGTGGCCTGTGCACGCGCCCTGAACAACAGCGCCAAGAACAAGAGCGCGAAGAACAACAGCGCCGAACACAAGCAATGAGCACCTGACATGCCCCATCTCTCCTACGTCAACGTCTTCGCAAAGGACGTGGTCGCGCTCAGCGGCTTCTACCAGCGCGTGTTCGGCTTCCCCGAGATCGAGGCCATCCGCTCGCCGATCTTTCGCGGACTCGACACTGGCAAGTCGAGCCTGGGCTTCAACGCGCTCGATGCCTACGAGCTGCTGCACCTGGCCGAATTCTCCGACACGCGCGGCGTGAAGTTCCTGCTGAACATCGACGTCGACAGCAAGGACGAGGTCGACCGCATGGTGCCCGTCGCGCTCGAGGCCGGCGCCACGCTGGTGAAGCCGCCGTACGTCACCTACTACAACTGGTACCAGTCGGTGCTGCTCGATCCCGAGGGCAACGTGTTTCGCATCAACTTCATGATGTGACGCACGCAGTGATTTTTTTCCTCTCCGTCATTCCCACGCTTCCCACGAAAGGCTGCTCCATGCTGCGCACTCTCACCCCCGGCCTCGCCCTGGCGCTCGCAGCCGGCGGCGCGTTCTTCACCCTGCCCGCGGCGGCCGCCGACGGCTTCACGCTCAAGGACAAGCCTAAGATCGCGATGCTCTACTTCGGCCCGAAGAACGATGGCGGCTGGACCCAGGCCTTCGACGAAGCGCGCGTGAAGGTCGAGAAGGAAATCGGCCAGAAGATCCAGTTCGTCGAGAACGTGCCCGAGGACGCATCGGCCATCAAGCCCGCGGCCGAGAAGTTCATCCAGCGCGGCGCCAACATCGTGATCGGCACCGCCTTCGGCTATTCCGACAGCTTCAAGGACCTGGCCGCCAAGTACCCCGATGTAGCGTTCCTCAACGGCTCGGGCACCACCAACGGCAGCAACCTCGAATCGTTCTACGGCCGCACCTACGAGAGCCAGTATCTCTGCGGCATGGCCGCGGGCGCGGCGTCGAAGACCGGCAAGCTCGGCTTCGTCGCGGCCAACCCCTTCGGCGTGGTGAACTGGACCATCAACGCCTTTGCGCTCGGTGCGCAGAAGATGAACCCCAACGCCACCGTCAACGTGATCTACACCGGCGCGTGGAACGACCCGGTGAAGGAACGCGCCGCCGCGGCCGCGCTGATCGACCAGGGCGCCGACGTGATCGGCCAGCACGTGGACTCGCCCACGCCGCAGATCGTGGCGCAGGAGCGC
This genomic window from Variovorax paradoxus contains:
- a CDS encoding VOC family protein, producing the protein MPHLSYVNVFAKDVVALSGFYQRVFGFPEIEAIRSPIFRGLDTGKSSLGFNALDAYELLHLAEFSDTRGVKFLLNIDVDSKDEVDRMVPVALEAGATLVKPPYVTYYNWYQSVLLDPEGNVFRINFMM
- a CDS encoding BMP family ABC transporter substrate-binding protein — translated: MLRTLTPGLALALAAGGAFFTLPAAAADGFTLKDKPKIAMLYFGPKNDGGWTQAFDEARVKVEKEIGQKIQFVENVPEDASAIKPAAEKFIQRGANIVIGTAFGYSDSFKDLAAKYPDVAFLNGSGTTNGSNLESFYGRTYESQYLCGMAAGAASKTGKLGFVAANPFGVVNWTINAFALGAQKMNPNATVNVIYTGAWNDPVKERAAAAALIDQGADVIGQHVDSPTPQIVAQERGVYGTGHHRDLRQFAPKATLCSSVWVWDRFLSPELKKIMAGNWKPGQYGAFIEMKDGGTDIAGFGAAVPKDKAVQITAERDAILKGKQVYAGPLADRDGKERVAKGAVLSDAELWKMDWFVKGVVTQK